The following proteins are encoded in a genomic region of Pseudoxanthomonas suwonensis 11-1:
- the dcp gene encoding peptidyl-dipeptidase Dcp, whose translation MLRKLLLSSAIAVALTACGDRSANENAMPDSNPPASGAAQGDNALLAASTLPFQAPPFDRIKDGDYQPAIEEGMRQHLAEVRAIADNPEPPTFANTFEALERSGELLTRAVTVFFAMTSANTNPTLQAAEEALAPKLAEHSDTIHLDPKLFARVKTIYDQRDSLGLTEEQKTLVEHQYEGFVRAGALLSEADQAELRKLNSEESSLTTAFGNKLLAATNAGGVLVTDKARLDGLDEGTIAAAAEAAKAAGKEGWLLVLQNTTQQPVLGSLKDRSLREEVLAASLNRAAKGDANDTRATIQRLAELRARKAQLLGYENYAAYSIADQMAGTPEVALKLLTDTVPAATARARAELAKIQSVVDKQGGGFTAGAADWDFYAEQVRKAEYDLDESQIKPYFELDRVLKDGVFFAANQLYGITLKERTDLPVYHPDVRVFDVFDEDGTQLALFYLDPFKRDSKQGGAWMGNFVEQDGLTGAIPVIYNVENFTKPAPGQPALLSFDDVTTLFHEFGHALHGIFSKTTYPSVAGTNVPRDFVEFPSQFNEHWALDPKVFANYAKHHQTGEPMPKELVEKIVRARTFNQGYATTEYLSAALLDLAWHTLPAGEAKKDVDAFEKEALAKYKVDLAAVPPRYRTNYFSHVWGGGYAAGYYAYFGAEVLDHDAFQWFRENGGLTRENGKVFREKILSIGHSRDLATAYREFRGKEPSVEPLLEHRGLK comes from the coding sequence ATGCTGCGCAAGCTGCTACTTTCCTCGGCGATCGCCGTGGCCCTGACCGCCTGCGGCGACCGTTCCGCCAACGAAAACGCCATGCCCGATTCCAATCCCCCCGCTTCCGGCGCCGCCCAGGGCGACAACGCCCTGCTGGCCGCCAGCACCCTGCCCTTCCAGGCCCCGCCGTTCGACCGGATCAAGGACGGCGACTACCAGCCGGCGATCGAGGAAGGCATGCGCCAGCACCTGGCCGAGGTGCGCGCCATAGCCGACAACCCGGAGCCGCCGACCTTCGCCAACACCTTCGAGGCGCTGGAGCGCAGCGGCGAGCTGCTGACCCGCGCGGTAACGGTGTTCTTCGCGATGACCTCGGCCAATACCAACCCGACCCTGCAGGCCGCCGAGGAAGCCCTGGCGCCCAAGCTGGCCGAGCACAGCGACACCATCCACCTGGATCCGAAGCTGTTCGCGCGGGTGAAGACCATCTACGACCAGCGCGACAGCCTGGGCCTGACCGAGGAGCAGAAGACCCTGGTCGAGCACCAGTACGAGGGCTTCGTCCGCGCCGGCGCCCTGCTCTCGGAGGCCGACCAGGCCGAGCTGCGCAAGCTCAACAGCGAGGAGTCCTCGCTGACCACCGCCTTCGGCAACAAGCTGCTGGCCGCGACCAATGCCGGCGGCGTGCTGGTCACCGACAAGGCGCGCCTGGACGGCCTGGACGAAGGCACCATCGCCGCCGCTGCCGAGGCCGCCAAGGCCGCGGGCAAGGAAGGCTGGCTGCTGGTGCTGCAGAACACCACCCAGCAGCCGGTGCTCGGCTCGCTGAAGGACCGCAGCCTGCGCGAGGAAGTGCTGGCCGCGTCGCTCAACCGCGCCGCGAAGGGTGATGCCAACGACACCCGCGCCACCATCCAGCGCCTGGCCGAGCTGCGCGCACGCAAGGCCCAGCTGCTGGGCTACGAGAACTACGCCGCCTACTCCATCGCCGACCAGATGGCCGGCACCCCGGAAGTGGCGCTGAAGCTGCTGACCGACACCGTGCCGGCGGCCACCGCCCGCGCCCGCGCCGAGCTGGCCAAGATCCAGTCGGTGGTCGACAAGCAGGGCGGCGGCTTCACCGCCGGCGCCGCGGACTGGGACTTCTACGCCGAGCAGGTGCGCAAGGCCGAGTACGACCTGGACGAGTCGCAGATCAAGCCGTACTTCGAGCTGGACCGCGTGCTCAAGGACGGCGTGTTCTTCGCCGCCAACCAGCTGTACGGCATCACCCTGAAGGAACGCACCGACCTGCCGGTCTACCACCCGGACGTGCGCGTGTTCGACGTGTTCGACGAGGACGGCACCCAGCTGGCGCTGTTCTACCTCGACCCGTTCAAGCGCGACAGCAAGCAGGGTGGCGCATGGATGGGCAACTTCGTCGAGCAGGACGGCCTGACCGGCGCCATCCCGGTGATCTACAACGTCGAGAACTTCACCAAGCCCGCGCCCGGCCAGCCGGCGCTGCTGAGCTTCGACGACGTCACCACCCTGTTCCACGAGTTCGGCCACGCCCTGCACGGCATCTTCTCGAAGACGACCTACCCGAGCGTGGCCGGCACCAACGTGCCGCGCGACTTCGTCGAGTTCCCCTCGCAGTTCAACGAGCACTGGGCGCTGGACCCGAAGGTGTTCGCCAACTATGCCAAGCACCACCAGACCGGCGAGCCGATGCCGAAGGAACTGGTGGAGAAGATCGTGCGCGCCCGTACCTTCAACCAGGGCTACGCCACCACCGAGTACCTGTCGGCGGCCCTGCTCGACCTGGCCTGGCACACCCTGCCGGCCGGAGAGGCGAAGAAGGACGTGGATGCGTTCGAGAAGGAGGCGCTGGCGAAGTACAAGGTAGACCTGGCCGCGGTGCCGCCGCGCTACCGCACCAACTACTTCAGCCACGTCTGGGGCGGCGGCTACGCGGCCGGCTACTACGCCTACTTCGGCGCCGAGGTGCTGGACCACGACGCCTTCCAGTGGTTCCGCGAGAACGGCGGCCTGACCCGCGAGAACGGCAAGGTCTTCCGCGAGAAGATCCTCTCCATCGGCCACTCGCGCGACCTGGCCACCGCCTACCGCGAGTTCCGCGGCAAGGAGCCCAGCGTCGAGCCGCTGCTGGAGCACCGCGGCCTGAAGTAA
- a CDS encoding 3'-5' exonuclease: MTPGERRFSQRIEDKLEDDYVCWYDVPVGPSYRHPDFVVLHPNRGILILEVKDWKPETLAEIDRDRAVLNTERGRVVEANPLRQARDYAMEIHRLLQTDPALLQPAGHRREGKLVMPWGFGVVLTNISRSQFEQMELENCLSPASVICRDEMTESADAEGFQKRLWDMFMMPFPCQLTVPQIDRVRWHLFPQLRIQQQGELLPTLTPAIQTAPMEIPDIIRVMDLQQEQLARSLGDGHRVIHGVAGSGKTMILGYRCVELARRMHKPVLVLCFNKTLASRLEQLMVQHDVHDRVAVRHFHGWCKEQLQTYGVRTPPSQPSADRYAAALVDAVVAGLESNAVPRAQYGAVLIDEGHDFAPEWLQLVSQMVDPETNSLLLLYDDAQTLYGAGARRKFSFASVGIQARGRTTILRLNYRNTLEVLSVAKAFAEEVLAPQETDDDHVPVIPPESAGRRGPMPEIWKARNIWSEADLIAQRIADALANGANPNDFAVLCHSRSLADLVGRQLEKQNLPVLVASDQRRRELFNGDASVKVMTMHSSKGLEFDTVFIPGICELASRDADVDRRQQQVRLLYVAMTRALRQLEISHHGESPMVDQVRGVVENVSRQLAA; the protein is encoded by the coding sequence ATGACGCCCGGCGAACGGCGCTTCTCACAGCGCATCGAGGACAAGCTCGAAGACGATTACGTGTGCTGGTACGACGTACCCGTCGGACCCAGCTACCGGCATCCCGACTTCGTCGTCCTGCATCCCAACCGAGGAATCCTGATCCTTGAGGTCAAGGACTGGAAGCCGGAGACGCTGGCCGAAATAGACCGGGACCGCGCGGTGCTGAACACCGAGCGTGGACGTGTGGTCGAAGCCAACCCGCTGCGACAGGCTCGGGATTACGCGATGGAGATCCATCGCCTTCTCCAGACCGACCCCGCCCTCCTGCAGCCAGCGGGCCACCGTCGCGAGGGCAAGCTGGTCATGCCGTGGGGCTTCGGGGTGGTCCTCACCAATATCTCCCGCAGCCAGTTCGAGCAGATGGAACTGGAAAACTGCCTCTCTCCGGCCAGCGTTATCTGCCGGGACGAGATGACCGAAAGCGCCGATGCGGAAGGGTTCCAGAAGCGGCTGTGGGACATGTTCATGATGCCTTTCCCCTGCCAGCTGACCGTGCCCCAGATCGATCGCGTGCGCTGGCACCTTTTCCCGCAGCTTCGCATCCAGCAGCAGGGTGAGCTTCTGCCCACCCTTACGCCAGCGATCCAGACCGCGCCGATGGAAATTCCAGACATCATCCGCGTCATGGACTTGCAGCAGGAGCAGCTCGCACGCTCGCTGGGTGACGGCCACAGGGTGATCCATGGGGTCGCGGGATCCGGAAAGACCATGATCCTCGGTTACCGCTGCGTGGAGCTCGCGCGAAGGATGCACAAGCCCGTGCTCGTGCTCTGTTTCAACAAGACGCTTGCCAGCCGGCTCGAGCAGCTCATGGTGCAACATGACGTACACGACCGCGTCGCCGTGCGTCACTTCCATGGATGGTGCAAGGAACAGCTGCAGACGTACGGCGTAAGGACGCCACCCTCCCAGCCCAGTGCAGACAGGTACGCGGCCGCGCTGGTGGATGCCGTTGTCGCAGGCCTGGAATCCAACGCAGTACCGCGCGCCCAGTATGGAGCCGTGCTGATCGACGAAGGCCACGACTTCGCGCCGGAGTGGTTGCAGCTCGTCTCGCAGATGGTCGATCCGGAGACCAATTCGCTGCTGTTGCTGTATGACGATGCCCAGACCCTCTATGGAGCTGGAGCGCGTCGCAAGTTCAGCTTTGCAAGTGTCGGCATCCAGGCAAGGGGGCGTACCACGATCCTCCGCCTTAACTACCGCAACACGCTTGAAGTGCTTTCGGTGGCCAAGGCTTTCGCGGAGGAAGTATTGGCACCCCAGGAAACGGATGACGACCATGTTCCGGTCATCCCACCGGAAAGCGCAGGCCGACGTGGCCCGATGCCGGAAATCTGGAAGGCCCGGAATATCTGGAGTGAAGCCGACCTGATCGCCCAGCGTATTGCTGATGCGTTGGCGAATGGCGCGAATCCAAATGATTTCGCCGTACTCTGCCACTCAAGAAGTCTTGCCGACTTGGTCGGCAGGCAACTGGAGAAGCAAAATCTCCCGGTGCTGGTCGCAAGCGACCAGCGACGGCGCGAGCTGTTCAATGGCGATGCTTCGGTAAAGGTAATGACCATGCACTCCAGCAAGGGCCTGGAGTTCGACACTGTCTTCATCCCTGGCATTTGCGAGCTCGCTTCGCGCGACGCGGATGTCGACCGGCGGCAACAGCAGGTCCGCCTGCTTTACGTAGCAATGACCCGTGCGCTCCGGCAGCTCGAGATTTCCCATCACGGTGAGAGCCCGATGGTCGATCAGGTGCGTGGCGTCGTGGAGAATGTTTCCCGTCAGCTGGCAGCCTGA
- a CDS encoding restriction endonuclease — translation MHTSDPEVRIGPTRARYTSTGKISSYFVELWHDGLGEHREIKSADLNVLESKVDAALLKWSDKWEVMKRRLELQATAESAAAESQTAQQALAECHRLLAASLAADDRINWNSLKQHPPFVWDGTKLPIIRYGAGNRPLGIQPTNKPREPDQTSFRPKIGWFHYLIPGAVSKKRAEARERWSAELRLFEQQCAEARDNDAERERAFLQQKTAFERAKAEYEQTCRASDEKIDAIRDAWLRGDQNGVTEHADLVLSGSKYPQWMKIDYSVAFEESSGNMVVDYRLPAPEETPSLERVSFVKARNERVEKHLTEAKKKTLYDSVCYQIALRTVHELFEADEANAIQAITFNGWVEAVNTANGRLERSCILSVRADKGEFLGFDLANVDPKACFKALKGVAASSLSGLAPVRPILVLDTDDSRLVPGRAVADSLDDSLNLAAMPWEDFEHLVRELFSKIFSSGGSEVHVTRASRDGGVDAIAFDPDPIKGGKIVIQAKRYTNVVGVSAVRDLYGTVLNEGANRGILVTTSNYGPDAYKFAQGKPITLLNGGNLLSLLADHGHKARIDLIEAKRLL, via the coding sequence ATGCACACCTCAGACCCAGAAGTGCGTATCGGGCCAACTCGAGCCAGATACACGTCTACAGGAAAGATCTCATCCTATTTCGTAGAGCTTTGGCACGATGGTCTAGGTGAGCATCGCGAGATCAAGAGCGCCGATCTAAACGTACTCGAGAGCAAAGTCGATGCTGCCCTCCTCAAGTGGAGTGACAAATGGGAGGTAATGAAGCGCAGGTTAGAGCTACAGGCCACAGCTGAGAGCGCGGCTGCGGAGAGTCAGACCGCGCAACAGGCGCTAGCAGAATGCCATCGTTTGCTCGCTGCGTCTCTCGCAGCCGATGATCGAATCAACTGGAACTCACTAAAGCAGCATCCGCCGTTCGTGTGGGATGGCACTAAGCTGCCGATCATCCGTTATGGCGCAGGAAATCGCCCCCTAGGTATTCAGCCAACCAACAAGCCACGCGAGCCGGACCAGACGTCCTTTCGCCCAAAGATTGGATGGTTCCATTACCTGATCCCCGGCGCTGTGTCGAAGAAGCGCGCGGAGGCGCGTGAACGCTGGAGTGCCGAGCTTAGGCTCTTTGAGCAACAGTGTGCCGAAGCTAGAGACAATGATGCGGAGAGGGAAAGGGCATTTTTGCAGCAGAAGACAGCTTTTGAGCGCGCGAAGGCAGAGTACGAACAGACATGCAGGGCGTCGGACGAGAAGATTGATGCGATCAGAGACGCTTGGTTGAGGGGTGACCAGAACGGAGTGACGGAACACGCTGACCTCGTTCTTTCTGGTTCCAAATATCCGCAATGGATGAAGATCGATTATTCCGTTGCGTTCGAAGAATCCTCCGGCAATATGGTTGTGGACTATCGCCTGCCCGCACCCGAAGAGACTCCCTCCCTGGAGAGGGTGTCTTTCGTGAAGGCGCGAAATGAGCGAGTAGAGAAGCACCTGACGGAGGCCAAGAAGAAGACGCTGTATGACAGCGTCTGTTATCAGATCGCTCTGCGTACCGTCCACGAGCTGTTTGAGGCGGACGAGGCAAATGCTATCCAAGCGATAACGTTCAATGGATGGGTGGAGGCGGTCAATACTGCCAATGGCCGTCTGGAGAGGAGTTGCATCCTCTCTGTTAGAGCAGACAAGGGTGAGTTCCTTGGTTTCGATCTCGCCAACGTCGATCCAAAGGCGTGCTTCAAGGCGCTCAAAGGCGTTGCGGCAAGCTCCCTTTCGGGGTTGGCTCCAGTTCGACCGATCCTCGTGCTGGACACGGATGACTCACGGCTTGTTCCAGGCCGTGCTGTCGCTGACTCACTGGATGATTCGCTCAACTTAGCGGCCATGCCATGGGAAGACTTTGAGCACTTGGTTCGCGAGTTATTTTCCAAGATCTTCTCCAGCGGCGGCTCCGAGGTACATGTCACACGCGCATCGCGGGACGGTGGCGTGGATGCGATAGCGTTCGACCCCGATCCGATCAAGGGTGGGAAGATCGTGATTCAGGCGAAGCGATACACCAATGTGGTGGGAGTTAGCGCCGTACGAGATCTCTATGGAACAGTATTAAACGAGGGTGCGAATCGCGGGATCCTCGTGACGACTTCGAACTACGGTCCAGATGCCTACAAGTTCGCCCAAGGAAAGCCGATTACGCTTTTGAACGGAGGCAACTTGCTGTCCTTGCTCGCAGACCATGGACATAAGGCCCGCATCGATTTGATTGAAGCGAAGAGACTGCTCTGA
- a CDS encoding M13 family metallopeptidase: protein MKKTLLTAATLVALGLAANASAHDAHACVDSACTMQLLYAADDAAGGGTIPAARLGTWGFDTAGMDTSAKPGEDFFAYASGNWAKNTPIPADQSSYGNFRVLRDLSEARLHKLVEGYPLADPATGGDTARIAAVYQGFMDEAGIEKLDDAPLKPLLERVRKAGSHEEIARLMAARDTFAVTLFGLGVSDDQRDPDRYTLYMNQSGLGLGDREMYLRDNFAPQRERYLAYITRLLELGGWKDPEAAAKAVMAFETKVAEAHWTRAESRDRDRTYNPVPFERFDAYAPGFPWASYFKAAGVDHGSVAVVRQGTAIPKLARIFAAADVATLQAWQAFHAIDDAAPLLSSRFANAHFEFRDKFMSGQLEQRERWKRAVHLVESSLGEAVGREYVKLYFTADAKAKMDELVANVKAAMGARIDQLEWMSPATRAEAHAKLKGFGLKIGHPEKWRDYSGLRIANGDVVGNVLRSRQFEWDYRRARLGKQVDKDEWGMTPQTVNAYYNSVKNEIVFPAAILQPPFFDPDADPAVNYGGIGGVIGHEIIHGFDDQGRKSDGAGVLRDWWTAEDAAKFEAQAAKLGAQYESYEFPQLPGLHINGRTAMGENIGDLGGLTIALEAYRRSLGGKPAPVIDGFTGEQRFFLGWAQVWRTLWRDDALRQQLVNGTHSPGHIRAFAPLRNIDAWYDAFGIKEGDPLYIKPEDRVRIW from the coding sequence TTGAAGAAGACCCTGCTCACCGCCGCGACCCTGGTCGCCCTTGGCCTGGCGGCCAACGCCAGCGCCCATGACGCCCACGCCTGCGTCGACAGCGCCTGCACCATGCAGCTGCTGTACGCCGCCGATGACGCCGCCGGCGGTGGCACGATCCCCGCCGCGCGCCTCGGCACCTGGGGCTTCGACACCGCCGGCATGGACACCAGCGCCAAGCCCGGCGAGGACTTCTTCGCCTATGCCAGCGGCAACTGGGCGAAGAACACCCCGATCCCGGCCGACCAGTCCAGCTACGGCAACTTCCGCGTCCTGCGCGACCTGTCCGAGGCCCGCCTGCACAAGCTGGTCGAGGGCTACCCGCTGGCCGACCCGGCCACCGGCGGCGACACCGCCAGGATCGCCGCGGTCTACCAGGGCTTCATGGACGAGGCGGGCATCGAGAAGCTCGACGACGCCCCGCTGAAGCCGCTGCTTGAGCGCGTGCGCAAGGCCGGCTCGCACGAGGAGATCGCCCGCCTGATGGCCGCGCGCGACACCTTCGCCGTCACCCTGTTCGGCCTGGGCGTGTCCGACGACCAGCGCGATCCGGACCGCTACACCCTGTACATGAACCAGTCCGGCCTGGGCCTGGGCGACCGCGAGATGTACCTGCGCGACAACTTCGCCCCGCAGCGCGAGCGCTACCTGGCCTACATCACCCGGCTGCTGGAGCTGGGCGGCTGGAAGGACCCGGAAGCCGCCGCCAAGGCGGTGATGGCGTTCGAGACGAAGGTGGCCGAGGCCCACTGGACCCGCGCCGAGAGCCGCGACCGCGACAGGACCTACAACCCGGTGCCGTTCGAGCGCTTCGACGCCTACGCCCCGGGCTTCCCCTGGGCCTCGTACTTCAAGGCCGCCGGCGTCGACCACGGCTCCGTGGCCGTGGTCCGCCAGGGCACCGCGATCCCGAAGCTGGCCAGGATCTTCGCCGCCGCCGACGTGGCCACCCTGCAGGCCTGGCAGGCGTTCCACGCCATCGACGATGCCGCGCCGCTGCTGTCGTCGCGCTTCGCCAATGCCCACTTCGAGTTCCGCGACAAGTTCATGAGCGGCCAGCTGGAGCAGCGCGAGCGCTGGAAGCGCGCCGTGCACCTGGTCGAGTCCAGCCTCGGCGAGGCCGTGGGCCGCGAGTACGTCAAGCTGTACTTCACCGCCGACGCCAAGGCCAAGATGGACGAGCTGGTGGCCAACGTGAAGGCCGCCATGGGCGCACGCATCGACCAGCTGGAGTGGATGAGCCCGGCGACCAGGGCCGAGGCCCACGCCAAGCTCAAGGGCTTCGGCCTGAAGATCGGCCACCCGGAGAAGTGGCGCGACTACAGCGGCCTGCGCATCGCCAACGGCGACGTGGTCGGCAACGTGCTGCGCTCGCGCCAGTTCGAGTGGGACTACCGTCGTGCCCGCCTCGGCAAGCAGGTCGACAAGGACGAGTGGGGCATGACCCCGCAGACCGTCAACGCCTACTACAACTCGGTCAAGAACGAGATCGTGTTCCCGGCGGCGATCCTGCAGCCGCCGTTCTTCGACCCGGACGCCGACCCGGCGGTGAACTACGGCGGCATCGGCGGCGTGATCGGCCACGAGATCATCCATGGCTTCGACGACCAGGGCCGCAAGTCCGACGGCGCCGGCGTGCTGCGCGACTGGTGGACCGCCGAGGACGCGGCCAAGTTCGAGGCGCAGGCGGCGAAGCTCGGCGCGCAGTACGAGTCCTACGAGTTCCCGCAGCTGCCCGGCCTGCACATCAACGGCCGCACCGCGATGGGCGAGAACATCGGCGACCTCGGCGGCCTGACCATTGCCCTGGAGGCCTACCGCCGCTCGCTGGGCGGCAAGCCGGCCCCGGTGATCGACGGCTTCACCGGCGAGCAGCGCTTCTTCCTGGGCTGGGCCCAGGTGTGGCGCACCCTGTGGCGCGACGACGCCCTGCGCCAGCAGCTGGTCAACGGCACCCACTCGCCGGGCCACATCCGCGCCTTCGCCCCGCTGCGCAACATCGACGCCTGGTACGACGCCTTCGGCATCAAGGAAGGCGACCCGCTGTACATCAAGCCGGAAGACCGCGTGCGGATCTGGTAA